The following proteins are encoded in a genomic region of Brachyspira pilosicoli:
- a CDS encoding CdaR family transcriptional regulator: MSIDEKIARKLLKEIMDNINYEVNINIMNEYGEIIASGDEKRIGKIHLGALDVIRNAKSMEYFDYIDNDTESSKPGVNIPLFINNEIIGVVGVTGNPKEIKLIANMVKMLTEILIRREIDIDKQILKQTTLNNYIYKIISKDCHNYVSSINIWAENNNYSFDIDRNVCLLKIENNGKYDMYKISEYLINKLQNIKYFYKQDIITYIGNKQFIIIKSFNSKEKIQDKKKIINYFFTSLRNEINIDIKFSAMCGCIVNNLEDMHKSFEQANFLFNYIAHTNNNTYFIEDYMLEYIILNEGYFSSYMILKNTLNIINKNIAFKETIITMSNCDMNINKTCEKLFMHRNTILYRMKKIKEILDLDPINNHMDRIKFYIIATILKK, encoded by the coding sequence ATGTCTATTGATGAAAAAATAGCAAGAAAACTATTAAAAGAGATAATGGATAATATTAATTATGAAGTAAATATTAATATTATGAATGAATATGGTGAAATCATTGCAAGCGGAGATGAAAAAAGAATAGGGAAAATACATTTAGGGGCATTAGATGTTATAAGAAATGCCAAAAGTATGGAATATTTTGATTATATAGATAATGATACTGAAAGCAGTAAACCTGGAGTAAATATACCATTGTTTATAAATAACGAAATTATAGGAGTTGTAGGGGTTACAGGTAATCCTAAAGAAATTAAATTAATAGCAAATATGGTAAAAATGCTTACCGAAATATTAATTAGAAGAGAAATAGATATAGATAAACAGATATTAAAACAAACTACATTAAATAATTATATATATAAAATTATATCTAAAGATTGCCATAATTATGTATCTTCTATTAATATTTGGGCAGAAAATAATAATTATTCATTTGATATCGATAGAAATGTATGTTTATTAAAAATTGAAAACAATGGAAAATATGATATGTATAAAATATCTGAATATCTAATCAATAAATTACAAAATATAAAATATTTTTACAAACAAGATATAATAACATATATTGGTAATAAACAATTTATTATAATAAAAAGTTTTAATAGCAAAGAAAAAATACAAGATAAAAAGAAAATTATTAATTATTTTTTTACAAGCCTTAGAAATGAAATTAATATAGATATAAAATTTTCTGCTATGTGCGGCTGCATAGTAAACAATTTAGAAGATATGCATAAAAGCTTTGAACAAGCTAACTTCTTATTTAATTATATAGCACACACAAATAATAATACATATTTTATAGAAGATTATATGTTAGAATATATTATTCTAAATGAAGGATATTTTAGTTCTTATATGATATTAAAAAATACTTTGAACATAATTAATAAAAACATAGCTTTTAAAGAAACAATAATCACAATGAGTAATTGCGATATGAATATAAACAAAACATGTGAAAAACTATTTATGCATAGAAATACAATTTTATATAGAATGAAAAAAATTAAGGAAATACTAGACTTAGACCCAATAAATAATCACATGGATAGAATAAAATTTTATATAATAGCAACTATATTAAAAAAATAA
- a CDS encoding alanine/glycine:cation symporter family protein, whose amino-acid sequence MNIINAIITNTNNVMYGYLLLSVFFVVAVFFTIRLKGIQISHSVHALKLLFSKHEKGDGVSGFVSFCISTASRVGTGNITGVMGAISAGGPGALFWMWLMALLGGSLAFTESTLAQLYKEKDSQGKFIGGASFYIKSKLKKPIIATIFALCMIFTYTTFNGVQANTISNALSKYNVSVMITAIALTIITALILFSKKRDTITHACVFIVPVMAIPYILIGLYIFFTNLSSVPLVFQNIFVQAFKPSAMFGGAIGATISNGLKRGLFSNEAGMGGAPHAAAAAHTSHPCKQGLIQMFSVFTDTLLICSISGFILLLSPEAMKAVKDMEGIKLFQYAMESHLGSFGSYFITICILLLSYSSILGNFFYIKTGAFALKDNMVSYVIVGLMTIVMVFAGSLAEFKTIWGAGDMFMGVMALLNIVILIILNKPVYLLTKHYVSQLKEHKEPKFNKNSISELSNDDAVSQWNAD is encoded by the coding sequence ATGAATATTATTAATGCTATTATAACAAACACAAATAATGTTATGTATGGATATTTGCTGTTATCTGTATTTTTTGTGGTGGCTGTATTTTTTACTATTAGATTAAAAGGAATACAAATTTCTCACTCTGTACATGCTCTAAAACTTTTATTTTCAAAACATGAAAAAGGTGACGGAGTATCAGGGTTTGTAAGTTTTTGTATAAGTACTGCTTCAAGAGTAGGTACAGGAAACATTACTGGTGTTATGGGTGCTATTTCTGCGGGCGGACCTGGGGCATTATTTTGGATGTGGCTTATGGCGCTTTTGGGCGGAAGTTTAGCCTTTACAGAAAGCACACTCGCTCAATTATATAAAGAAAAAGATTCTCAAGGAAAGTTTATAGGAGGAGCTTCTTTCTATATAAAAAGCAAACTAAAAAAACCAATAATAGCTACTATATTTGCATTGTGTATGATATTCACCTACACTACTTTTAACGGTGTTCAAGCAAATACTATATCAAATGCTTTATCAAAATATAATGTATCTGTAATGATTACTGCTATTGCTTTAACAATTATTACAGCATTGATATTATTCAGCAAAAAGAGAGACACTATAACACATGCTTGCGTATTTATAGTGCCTGTTATGGCAATACCATATATACTTATAGGGCTTTATATATTCTTTACTAATTTATCATCAGTGCCTTTAGTATTTCAGAATATATTCGTACAAGCTTTTAAGCCAAGTGCAATGTTTGGAGGAGCTATAGGAGCAACCATTTCAAACGGATTAAAAAGAGGATTATTTTCAAATGAAGCAGGTATGGGAGGAGCTCCTCATGCAGCAGCTGCAGCTCATACTTCTCATCCTTGTAAACAAGGTCTTATACAAATGTTCTCTGTATTTACAGATACTTTGCTTATATGTTCTATTTCTGGTTTTATACTTCTATTATCTCCTGAAGCTATGAAAGCTGTTAAAGATATGGAGGGAATAAAACTTTTCCAATATGCTATGGAATCTCATTTGGGCAGTTTTGGTTCTTATTTTATCACTATATGTATATTGTTATTATCTTATAGTTCTATACTTGGTAATTTCTTTTATATAAAAACAGGTGCTTTTGCTTTAAAAGATAATATGGTTTCATATGTAATAGTTGGGCTTATGACTATAGTAATGGTGTTTGCTGGTTCATTGGCAGAGTTTAAAACTATATGGGGAGCGGGCGACATGTTTATGGGAGTTATGGCGTTGCTTAACATTGTCATTTTAATAATACTCAATAAGCCTGTATATTTACTTACAAAACATTATGTATCACAATTAAAAGAGCATAAAGAACCTAAATTTAATAAGAACTCAATTTCAGAATTATCAAACGATGATGCCGTAAGCCAGTGGAATGCAGATTAA
- a CDS encoding TRAP transporter permease produces the protein MKHNNHDIIHVTAEELDDYMSKYDSESRYRRFKDWKKYLIIIISVVFCLFQLYSILSGKITAQVVRATHLAFVMALAYLLFPAMKDMPKDKLPWYDVIIAIVGACSWLYITINFDSLVRRAGIYNATDIIIGIIGILILFEACRRIVGTPILIISLVFIVYALFGAYAPGFLNHRGYSIQRLVSHLYYNTEGIMGTPIGASATFIFLFIFFGALLDKTGIGQFFIDICNAIAGSYDGGPAKVAVLTSAMFGTVSGSSVSNTVGTGSFTIPMMKSLGYRPEFAGAVEASASTGGQLMPPIMGAASFLMAESLGIPYKEVAKAAIIPAILYFTGIFIMVHLEAKKTGLKGLSKDSLPKIGELLMKKGYLVIPLATIIYFFVLGKTAIYAGLMGIIAAGLVAVVNSIVDIILKRERSFTFNDLIDVFVNGARNIISVAVACAMAGIIIGVITLTGLGLKIGAGLISISGGISILLLMLTMISSIILGMGVPTTANYLITSTIAAGAIIGLGFEPLAAHMFVFYFGIIADVTPPVALAAMAGAAIAKSDPLKTGFEATKLSIGAFIIPYMFVFNPQILMINTTFVEVIPILITSLIGMFAVSAGLEGYVFRKCNIIERILFIIAGLLSIYPEIYTDIIGIVLIAVLVILQILTRKKKAIA, from the coding sequence ATGAAGCATAATAATCATGATATTATACATGTAACGGCAGAAGAGTTAGATGATTATATGAGCAAATATGACAGTGAATCGAGATACAGAAGATTTAAAGATTGGAAGAAGTATTTAATTATAATTATATCTGTAGTTTTTTGTTTGTTTCAGCTTTATTCTATTTTATCTGGTAAGATAACTGCTCAGGTGGTGAGGGCTACACATTTAGCTTTTGTTATGGCGCTTGCATATTTACTTTTTCCTGCTATGAAGGATATGCCTAAAGATAAACTTCCTTGGTATGATGTAATAATTGCAATAGTTGGTGCTTGTTCTTGGCTGTATATTACTATTAATTTTGACAGTTTAGTAAGAAGGGCAGGTATATATAACGCTACTGATATTATTATAGGTATAATTGGTATATTAATTTTGTTTGAAGCTTGCAGAAGAATAGTGGGGACCCCTATACTTATAATATCATTAGTTTTTATAGTTTATGCTTTATTTGGAGCGTATGCACCGGGATTTTTAAATCACAGGGGATATTCTATACAAAGACTTGTTTCACATTTATATTATAACACTGAAGGCATAATGGGCACACCTATTGGAGCTTCTGCTACATTTATATTTTTGTTTATATTTTTTGGTGCTTTGCTTGATAAGACGGGAATAGGTCAATTTTTTATAGATATATGTAATGCTATAGCTGGAAGTTATGACGGAGGTCCTGCAAAGGTTGCTGTACTTACAAGTGCTATGTTTGGTACTGTTTCTGGAAGTTCTGTTTCTAATACTGTTGGTACTGGAAGTTTTACTATACCTATGATGAAGTCTTTAGGATATAGACCAGAGTTTGCGGGAGCTGTTGAGGCCTCTGCTTCTACAGGCGGACAGCTTATGCCTCCTATAATGGGTGCTGCTTCTTTTTTGATGGCTGAGAGTTTGGGGATACCTTATAAGGAAGTTGCTAAGGCTGCTATTATACCTGCTATACTTTATTTTACTGGTATATTTATAATGGTGCATTTGGAGGCTAAAAAGACTGGACTTAAAGGTTTATCAAAAGATTCTCTTCCAAAGATTGGAGAGCTCTTAATGAAGAAAGGTTATTTAGTGATTCCTCTTGCTACCATAATATATTTCTTTGTTCTTGGAAAGACTGCTATATATGCAGGGCTTATGGGGATAATAGCTGCAGGTTTAGTTGCTGTTGTTAACTCTATAGTTGATATAATTCTTAAGAGAGAGAGAAGTTTTACTTTTAATGACTTAATAGATGTATTTGTCAATGGAGCAAGAAACATTATAAGTGTTGCTGTTGCTTGTGCTATGGCGGGCATTATAATAGGGGTTATTACATTAACAGGCTTAGGTTTAAAAATTGGCGCAGGGCTTATATCTATATCAGGCGGAATATCTATACTTCTTCTTATGCTTACTATGATTAGTTCTATTATACTTGGTATGGGCGTTCCTACTACTGCGAATTATTTAATTACTTCTACTATTGCTGCTGGTGCTATAATAGGTCTTGGCTTTGAACCTTTAGCGGCTCACATGTTTGTATTTTATTTTGGTATTATAGCCGATGTTACGCCTCCTGTTGCTTTGGCTGCTATGGCTGGTGCTGCTATTGCTAAATCGGACCCGCTTAAGACTGGTTTTGAGGCTACGAAGCTTTCTATAGGTGCTTTTATTATACCTTATATGTTTGTATTTAATCCTCAGATACTTATGATTAATACTACTTTTGTTGAAGTGATACCTATACTTATTACTTCGCTTATTGGTATGTTTGCTGTATCTGCTGGGCTTGAGGGGTATGTATTTAGAAAATGTAATATTATTGAGAGAATATTATTTATAATAGCTGGTCTTCTTTCTATATATCCTGAAATTTATACGGACATAATAGGTATAGTTTTAATAGCAGTCCTTGTAATACTTCAAATATTAACAAGAAAGAAAAAGGCTATTGCTTGA
- a CDS encoding DUF1850 domain-containing protein: MKKVIILLLSLLLFTAIIPIFPRLVLESVKDNNKYIFNLIKKEFIISYTHSVNKGRVRDYYIIDDKYNIILSKTTFVSYGAGIAEPENNENIIIRDDYIEINSINRVIKDFYLFVGIIAEHSITVDDNEIMLKGLFKPQTNIKIKYIKVSLIDLIKNIIRGSK; the protein is encoded by the coding sequence ATGAAAAAAGTTATTATACTATTATTATCTTTGCTGCTTTTTACTGCTATTATTCCTATTTTTCCGAGATTAGTATTAGAAAGCGTAAAAGATAATAATAAATATATATTTAATTTAATAAAAAAAGAATTTATAATTTCATATACGCATTCTGTTAATAAAGGCAGAGTTAGAGATTATTATATTATAGATGATAAATATAATATAATATTAAGTAAAACAACTTTCGTTTCTTATGGTGCCGGTATAGCTGAACCTGAAAATAATGAAAATATTATCATTAGAGATGATTATATAGAAATTAATAGCATAAATAGAGTTATTAAAGATTTTTATTTATTTGTGGGCATTATTGCTGAGCACAGCATAACAGTAGATGATAATGAAATAATGCTTAAAGGTTTATTTAAACCTCAAACGAACATAAAGATAAAATATATAAAAGTGTCATTAATTGATTTAATAAAAAATATTATAAGGGGGAGTAAATGA
- a CDS encoding TAXI family TRAP transporter solute-binding subunit, translating into MKKFIVIFSSLLLLISCSKSNNKNYIFATGGTSGTYYSFGGAIANIWNSNIEAMNVTAQSTGASAENLRLLDMHEADLALVQNDVMYYAYNGSDIFDGEVLTNFSAMLTLYPEIVQIAATKASGITNIASMKGKRVSVGDAGSGVEFNAKQILEAYGLTFNDIQKSSLSFKESSDGLQNGTLDACFIVAGIPNAALQELSLSTDIVMIGLDDVEIADIMKKYNYYTEVMIPANTYKGVTNDTKAVAVKATIAVNNNIPEEDVYNMLKTLFDKQEDLITAHAKGEELNAAQSYEGISIPFHSGALKYYQELGYQVK; encoded by the coding sequence ATGAAAAAATTTATTGTTATTTTTAGCTCATTATTGCTATTAATTAGCTGTAGTAAGAGTAATAATAAGAATTACATTTTTGCTACAGGAGGTACTAGCGGTACGTATTATTCATTTGGAGGAGCTATTGCCAATATATGGAATAGCAACATAGAGGCTATGAATGTTACTGCTCAGTCTACTGGTGCTTCTGCTGAGAATTTAAGATTATTAGATATGCATGAAGCAGATTTAGCTTTGGTTCAGAATGATGTTATGTATTATGCTTATAATGGAAGTGATATTTTTGACGGAGAGGTTTTAACTAATTTTTCTGCAATGCTTACATTATATCCTGAGATTGTTCAAATAGCTGCTACAAAAGCAAGCGGCATTACTAATATAGCAAGCATGAAAGGAAAGAGGGTATCTGTTGGAGATGCTGGAAGCGGTGTTGAATTTAATGCTAAACAGATATTAGAAGCTTATGGTTTAACTTTTAATGATATACAAAAATCAAGTCTTTCTTTTAAAGAGTCTAGCGATGGTTTACAAAATGGCACATTAGATGCTTGTTTTATAGTGGCAGGAATTCCTAATGCTGCTTTGCAAGAATTGTCATTATCTACTGACATAGTGATGATTGGTTTAGATGATGTTGAGATTGCTGATATAATGAAGAAATATAATTATTATACAGAAGTAATGATACCTGCTAACACTTATAAAGGTGTTACTAATGATACTAAAGCTGTTGCTGTAAAAGCTACAATAGCTGTTAATAACAATATACCTGAAGAAGATGTTTATAATATGTTAAAGACTTTATTTGATAAACAAGAAGATTTAATTACGGCACATGCTAAGGGAGAGGAATTAAATGCAGCTCAATCTTATGAAGGAATATCCATACCTTTCCACAGCGGTGCTTTAAAATATTATCAAGAATTAGGATACCAAGTAAAATAA
- a CDS encoding FAD-dependent oxidoreductase encodes MKKILIVGGVAGGASAAARLRRLNEEDKIILFEKGPHVSFSNCSLPYYVGGLIPNEETLLLMSPEKFLKQFNVDARVNSEVVSIDREKKEVTVISEGKEYKESYDKLILSMGAKPIVPPIKGIEKVNIFTVRNVVDIAKIHSFLGGKKNAKVAVIGGGFIGIEMAENIKEAGHDVTIIEALPQIMKPFDYDMVQILHRELIDNGVNLIVEDKVDSFEENTVVLASGKKIEADAVILAIGVAPETDIAVKAGIELGKTKSIKVDANYRTNDKDIYAIGDVIEIYGALCQDYYRLALAGPAQKQARAVADHINGRTVDNRGYIGSSVIKVFRYNGASTGLSEGYIKAMNLNINYDTVDIIPFDSVSIMPTAKLLHFKLIYEVPTGKVLGAQAIGRGNVDKRIDVIATLIKFGGTIYDLKDLELCYAPSFGTAKDVVNFAGYVASNLMNGDFKQIHYSDVRNILEKDPEAYFLDVRLKEDFEAGHLEKAVNIPLGALRSRFDEVPKDRPVYITCKTGLTSYTACKILINLGFTNVVNVSGGFIGLSQYEYYNDKFYNRKPILTKYFA; translated from the coding sequence ATGAAAAAAATACTAATAGTTGGAGGAGTAGCCGGCGGAGCTTCTGCTGCTGCAAGACTTAGGAGATTAAACGAAGAAGATAAAATCATATTATTTGAAAAAGGTCCGCATGTTTCTTTTTCCAACTGTTCTCTTCCTTATTATGTCGGAGGCCTCATACCAAATGAGGAAACTTTACTTTTAATGTCTCCCGAAAAGTTTTTGAAACAGTTTAACGTAGATGCTAGGGTTAATAGCGAGGTAGTATCAATAGACAGAGAGAAGAAAGAAGTTACGGTGATAAGCGAGGGTAAGGAATATAAAGAAAGCTACGATAAACTTATATTATCTATGGGTGCTAAACCTATAGTTCCTCCGATTAAAGGAATTGAAAAGGTTAACATTTTTACTGTTAGAAATGTTGTTGATATAGCTAAAATACATTCTTTCTTAGGCGGCAAAAAAAATGCTAAGGTTGCTGTTATTGGCGGCGGTTTCATTGGTATAGAGATGGCTGAAAACATTAAAGAAGCTGGTCATGATGTAACTATTATAGAAGCTTTGCCTCAAATTATGAAGCCTTTCGATTATGATATGGTTCAGATTCTTCATAGAGAACTTATAGATAATGGTGTTAATTTAATAGTAGAAGATAAAGTTGATAGTTTTGAAGAGAATACTGTTGTGCTTGCTTCTGGTAAAAAAATAGAGGCTGATGCTGTTATACTTGCCATAGGTGTTGCGCCTGAAACTGATATTGCTGTTAAGGCTGGTATTGAACTTGGCAAAACTAAATCTATTAAAGTTGATGCTAATTATAGAACTAATGATAAAGATATTTATGCTATAGGAGATGTTATAGAAATTTACGGAGCTTTATGTCAGGATTATTACAGACTTGCTTTAGCTGGTCCTGCTCAAAAACAAGCCCGTGCTGTAGCTGACCATATTAATGGAAGAACTGTTGACAACAGAGGATATATTGGTTCTTCTGTAATTAAAGTATTCAGATATAATGGTGCTTCTACTGGACTTTCTGAAGGCTATATTAAAGCTATGAATTTAAATATTAATTATGACACTGTAGACATCATACCTTTTGATAGTGTTTCTATTATGCCTACTGCTAAACTTTTACATTTCAAATTAATATATGAAGTGCCTACTGGTAAAGTATTGGGTGCTCAGGCTATTGGCAGAGGAAATGTTGATAAAAGAATAGATGTTATTGCTACATTAATAAAATTCGGCGGTACTATTTATGATTTGAAAGATTTAGAATTATGTTATGCTCCTTCTTTCGGTACTGCTAAAGATGTTGTTAACTTTGCTGGTTATGTTGCTTCTAACTTAATGAATGGAGATTTCAAACAAATACATTATAGTGATGTAAGAAATATTTTAGAAAAAGACCCTGAAGCTTATTTCTTGGATGTAAGACTTAAAGAAGATTTTGAAGCTGGTCATTTAGAAAAAGCTGTTAATATACCGCTTGGTGCTTTAAGAAGCAGATTCGACGAAGTACCTAAAGACAGACCTGTTTATATTACATGTAAAACTGGATTAACTAGTTATACAGCTTGTAAAATATTAATTAATTTAGGATTCACCAATGTTGTTAATGTTTCTGGTGGATTCATAGGTTTATCACAGTATGAATACTACAATGATAAATTCTATAACAGAAAACCGATACTAACTAAATATTTTGCATAA
- a CDS encoding leucine-rich repeat domain-containing protein, which produces MKKIIIFILIAALMLFSCKNNSTNADTSSDNNNGSNIGGNNNDGNNEGSITIPPQIEKYAIDIASATTKTIEEALIKYEADHSGEYKLIFKGTSTAQYDWVGGKSIAGFLNEISLKSISVIVSLEYVNFPNDKLNDYILGGIQNYNRNVVKVILPDTITTIGKDAFRCANLTNVNMPKNLKTIENTAFYEMKMEELILPEGLETIGAFAFSICSNMQTLIIPDSVTSIGEEAFESCQKITKVKLPNNLKTLETRVFSSCYALKSITIPSSVTEIKRSAFYYSIGLETVTFLSPNPPNIEELAFDGTALKTIYVPKGSETLYEALKGKYGIPDNVNIIGQ; this is translated from the coding sequence ATGAAAAAAATTATAATATTTATTTTAATTGCAGCTTTAATGCTTTTCTCATGCAAAAATAATTCAACAAATGCAGACACTTCATCAGATAATAATAATGGAAGCAACATAGGTGGAAATAATAATGATGGAAACAATGAAGGCTCTATTACAATTCCGCCTCAAATAGAAAAATATGCCATAGATATAGCTAGTGCAACTACTAAAACAATTGAAGAAGCTTTAATAAAATATGAGGCTGACCATAGCGGAGAATATAAATTAATATTTAAAGGTACTTCAACTGCTCAATATGATTGGGTTGGAGGAAAATCAATAGCAGGATTTCTTAATGAAATATCGTTAAAAAGTATCAGTGTTATTGTATCTTTAGAATATGTTAATTTCCCAAATGATAAATTAAACGACTATATATTGGGTGGAATTCAAAATTATAATAGAAATGTAGTTAAAGTAATTCTTCCAGATACTATAACAACTATAGGAAAAGATGCTTTTAGATGTGCAAATCTTACAAATGTAAATATGCCTAAAAACTTAAAAACAATAGAAAATACAGCTTTTTATGAAATGAAAATGGAAGAGCTGATATTACCTGAAGGATTAGAAACTATAGGAGCTTTTGCTTTTTCTATATGCAGCAATATGCAAACTTTAATAATACCTGATTCTGTAACATCTATTGGAGAAGAAGCATTTGAAAGTTGCCAAAAAATAACAAAAGTAAAACTTCCTAATAATCTAAAAACTTTAGAAACGAGAGTTTTTTCAAGCTGTTATGCATTAAAAAGTATAACAATACCTTCTTCTGTTACAGAAATTAAAAGATCTGCATTTTATTATTCAATTGGGTTAGAAACTGTTACATTTTTATCACCTAATCCTCCTAATATTGAAGAATTAGCTTTTGATGGTACAGCTTTAAAAACTATTTATGTGCCAAAAGGAAGCGAAACACTATATGAAGCATTAAAAGGTAAATATGGTATACCAGACAATGTTAATATAATAGGACAATAA
- a CDS encoding leucine-rich repeat domain-containing protein — protein sequence MKKILILILITVLMLLSCKNNSTNVDTSQDNNENSNNNNNNNNGSSTVTPEELEKYGIDIATATTKTIEEALIKYESDHKGEYKLIFKGNSTAQYDFIKGSSIAGLINEISLKDINITITFEYVNFPNNTLNPYILGGGQNLNKNIVKVILPDTITTIGHDAFNCNNLQNINMPKNLQTIEDSAFFEMKMKELILPDGLTTIGKCAFRGCTFTNLIIPDSVTSIGEEAFESCANLIKVKLPNSIKTLERKVFGSCNKLKSITIPASVKEIKIFAFHYAEVLETVTFLSQTPPTIGDYVFNGTALKTFYVPSGSKTEYEKLKGKSGIPDTIEIIEQ from the coding sequence ATGAAAAAAATACTTATACTTATTTTAATTACAGTTTTAATGCTGCTCTCATGCAAAAATAATTCAACAAATGTGGACACTTCACAAGACAACAACGAAAACTCAAATAATAATAATAACAATAATAATGGAAGCTCTACTGTAACTCCAGAAGAACTTGAAAAATATGGAATAGATATAGCTACCGCAACTACTAAAACAATTGAAGAAGCTTTAATAAAATATGAATCTGACCACAAAGGAGAATATAAATTAATATTTAAAGGAAATTCAACTGCTCAATATGATTTTATAAAAGGATCATCTATAGCAGGATTAATTAACGAAATATCATTAAAAGATATAAATATAACAATAACTTTTGAATATGTTAATTTTCCAAATAATACATTAAATCCATATATATTAGGAGGCGGTCAAAATCTGAATAAAAACATAGTAAAAGTAATTCTTCCAGACACTATAACAACTATAGGACATGATGCATTTAATTGCAATAATCTTCAAAATATTAATATGCCTAAGAATTTACAAACCATAGAGGATTCAGCTTTTTTCGAGATGAAAATGAAAGAACTTATATTGCCTGATGGATTAACAACTATAGGTAAATGTGCTTTTCGTGGATGTACTTTTACGAATCTAATAATACCTGATTCTGTAACATCTATTGGAGAGGAAGCATTTGAAAGTTGTGCAAATTTAATAAAAGTAAAACTGCCTAATAGTATAAAAACTTTAGAGAGAAAAGTTTTTGGAAGCTGCAACAAATTAAAAAGTATAACAATACCTGCTTCTGTTAAAGAAATAAAAATATTTGCTTTTCACTATGCTGAAGTTTTAGAAACTGTTACATTCTTATCTCAAACCCCTCCTACTATTGGAGATTATGTTTTTAATGGTACAGCTTTAAAAACTTTTTATGTTCCAAGTGGAAGTAAAACAGAATACGAAAAACTAAAAGGGAAGTCTGGCATACCAGATACTATAGAAATAATAGAACAATAA
- a CDS encoding leucine-rich repeat domain-containing protein — MKKIIIFVLITALMLLSCKNNTTNVDTDNNSGSTETQEELEKYAIDIDTATKENIEEALNKYYQDKGEYKVIFKGTSLKTYDGMLYGTTLSGIIKKIKLNNIIVSLEHVNFPDNKLNNYILGGWQNLNDNIVQVILPDTITTIGTGSFNCINIVNINIPKNLETIEDEAFYSIKMKELILPNGVKAIGKTSFSGCEFINILIPDSVTSIGEKAFEACRKLTKITLPNTITTLEKSVLSSCSSLQSITIPSSVTEIKDNAFYYSKVLENITFLSAAPPTIGKSVFNGTAIKNIYVPKGTKTQYEQQLKGKSGIPQTVNIVELQ; from the coding sequence ATGAAAAAAATAATAATATTTGTTTTAATTACAGCTTTAATGCTACTCTCATGCAAAAATAATACAACAAATGTAGATACTGATAACAATAGCGGCTCTACTGAAACTCAAGAAGAACTTGAAAAATATGCCATAGATATAGATACAGCCACCAAAGAAAATATAGAAGAAGCTTTGAATAAATACTATCAAGATAAAGGAGAATACAAAGTAATTTTTAAAGGCACTTCTTTAAAAACCTATGATGGAATGCTTTATGGTACAACATTATCAGGAATAATAAAAAAAATAAAATTAAATAATATAATAGTATCTCTTGAACATGTTAATTTTCCTGATAATAAATTAAATAACTATATATTAGGCGGCTGGCAAAATCTAAATGATAATATAGTTCAAGTAATTCTTCCAGATACTATAACAACTATAGGAACTGGCTCATTTAATTGTATTAATATAGTAAATATTAATATTCCTAAAAATTTAGAAACAATAGAAGATGAAGCTTTTTATAGCATAAAAATGAAAGAACTTATATTACCTAATGGAGTAAAAGCCATAGGAAAAACTTCTTTTTCTGGATGTGAGTTTATAAATATACTAATACCTGATTCTGTAACATCAATTGGAGAGAAAGCATTTGAAGCATGTAGAAAATTAACTAAAATAACATTACCTAATACTATAACAACTTTAGAAAAATCGGTTTTATCAAGCTGTTCTTCATTACAAAGTATAACAATACCTTCTTCTGTTACAGAAATAAAAGATAATGCTTTCTATTATTCTAAAGTTTTAGAAAATATTACATTTTTATCTGCAGCTCCTCCTACTATTGGAAAAAGTGTTTTCAATGGTACAGCTATAAAAAATATTTATGTGCCAAAAGGAACTAAAACACAATATGAACAACAATTAAAAGGTAAATCTGGTATACCGCAAACTGTAAATATAGTTGAATTACAATAA